Proteins encoded within one genomic window of Arachis ipaensis cultivar K30076 chromosome B08, Araip1.1, whole genome shotgun sequence:
- the LOC107610579 gene encoding uncharacterized peptidase C1-like protein F26E4.3 yields the protein MDRTSYSCVCGQNPSMCYAFIGACASRLRMEELFHKPEDQWNLIELDVHDLVKSVKDFDDVFWALQYMGTVGVRSRPLSPTGDEIPGSEWTGRFKIKGIRRIPRTKMEEVKSYIREKGTVLATIRINLDFYSDSVAMPYERDRSSPSNGFHNVCLVGYDDGKGIWQFQNSFGTKWGKNGFGKIRYNRVVQYVVPIFMNEEILDTYENVQLPNDPAPPPPPVASTSSSSSCEHQTRTRFGRRH from the exons ATGGATCGTACGAGTTATTCCTGCGTTTGCGGCCAGAATC CAAGCATGTGCTATGCTTTTATAGGCGCGTGTGCGAGCCGCCTCCGCATGGAAGAGCTGTTCCATAAACCAGAAGATCAATGGAACCTGATTGAACTCGACGTCCACGATCTGGTCAAATCGGTCAAAGATTTCGACGACGTATTCTGGGCCCTCCAGTACATGGGCACAGTGGGAGTCAGGTCCCGACCTTTATCCCCAACCGGAGATGAAATACCCGGGTCCGAGTGGACCGGCCGGTTCAAAATCAAAGGCATCAGAAGAATCCCAAGAACCAAAATGGAGGAAGTGAAGAGCTACATCCGCGAGAAAGGCACGGTCTTAGCGACGATTCGTATCAATCTAGATTTTTATTCGGACTCCGTTGCGATGCCGTATGAACGTGATAGAAGCAGTCCAAGTAACGGTTTCCATAACGTGTGTTTGGTTGGGTACGATGATGGGAAAGGAATTTGGCAGTTTCAGAATAGTTTTGGTACGAAATGGGGAAAGAATGGTTTTGGAAAGATTAGGTATAATCGAGTTGTGCAGTATGTAGTGCCAATATTTATGAATGAAGAAATTCTAGATACTTATGAGAATGTTCAGCTGCCAAATGATcctgctcctcctcctcctcctgtaGCTTCAACTTCTTCATCAAGTTCTTGTGAGCATCAAACCCGAACAAG ATTTGGGCGTCGACATTAG
- the LOC107610581 gene encoding protein FAR1-RELATED SEQUENCE 5-like, whose protein sequence is MDGVRQSRIVEGDAVAAISYLKGKAELDPMAVVQYSYCVEKHLGHLFWSDDNMQRDYECFGDVLVFDSTYRKNLYNRPLVIFSGTNHHRQTIIFGFGLLEDEKISSYKWLLSSFLEVMRHKEPKVVVTNDDESMREAIRCEFPNAIHRLCTWHLARNAVVNIKDKNFCAAFKTVVYDHFDVEEFEKYWVDMIMSFGLEDNDWVAKTYEKREMWANAYLCEKFCAGIRTTSRCEGINSSLKKFIKSKNCILELVENLDRVVKDYRNNEFIADYKTLYSNPVLTMGLETLEKSMSMFYMRKIFYEMQKQIEGVRALLVLHRDSIGGTEKFMFRKWCKDAKVADSNSQHASVNPTDGFRVRYGALWSACLSLCFTAAQCTETYNTAMTEVARMSMEFKSLGGTGQRSSRVQARVDETHILDPKVIRSKGAPRGSTNANNGRRCRLCLGLGHDRRNCTAMNDDVVDEDGGSGCRPVYNFGKRSR, encoded by the exons ATGGATGGAGTTAGGCAATCTAGGATCGTCGAGGGAGATGCAGTCGCAGCAATAAGCTACTTAAAGGGCAAGGCTGAGTTGGATCCGATGGCAGTTGTGCAATACTCTTATTGCGTTGAGAAGCACCTTGGGCACCTATTTTGGTCAGATGATAACATGCAGCGTGACTATGAATGCTTTGGTGATGTGTTAGTATTTGACTCAACGTACAGAAAAAACTTATATAACAGACCTCTTGTGATATTTTCGGGCACCAACCATCACAGACAGACAATTATTTTTGGGTTTGGTTTGCTAGAGGACGAGAAGATTTCGTCCTACAAATGGTTGTTAAGTAGCTTCTTAGAAGTAATGAGGCACAAGGAGCCGAAAGTCGTTGTCACAAATGACGATGAATCCATGCGAGAGGCCATTAGATGTGAATTCCCTAATGCAATACATAGACTATGCACCTGGCATCTTGCTCGAAATGCAGTTGTTAATATCAAGGACAAAAATTTTTGTGCTGCGTTTAAGACTGTTGTGTATGATCACTTTGATGTGGAAGAGTTTGAGAAATATTGGGTGGACATGATCATGTCATTCGGTTTAGAGGACAACGATTGGGTCGCAAAGACATACGAAAAGAGAGAGATGTGGGCAAATGCTTATTTGTGTGAGAAGTTTTGTGCCGGCATTCGAACCACTTCTCGGTGCGAGGGTATTAATTCATCACTTAAGAAATTTATCAAGTCGAAGAATTGCATACTTGAGTTGGTCGAGAACTTGGATCGAGTAGTTAAGGATTACCGGAATAACGAGTTCATTGCAGATTACAAGACTCTTTACTCAAATCCAGTGTTGACAATGGGTCTTGAAACATTGGAAAAATCTATGAGCATGTTCTACATGAGGAAAATATTCTATGAGATGCAAAAACAGATCGAGGGAGTTAGGGCATTATTAGTGTTGCACAGGGATAGTATCGGTGGCACCGAGAAGTTCATGTTCCGAAA GTGGTGCAAAGATGCCAAGGTCGCCGATAGTAATAGTCAGCATGCCTCAGTCAATCCCACGGATGGATTTCGCGTTAGATACGGTGCATTGTGGAGTGCCTGCCTGTCGCTGTGTTTTACAGCCGCGCAATGCACGGAAACATACAACACTGCCATGACAGAGGTTGCCAGAATGTCGATGGAGTTTAAATCTCTAGGTGGCACAGGGCAAAGGAGTAGTCGTGTTCAAGCAAGGGTGGATGAAACTCACATTCTCGACCCAAAGGTTATCAGGTCCAAGGGTGCACCTCGGGGGAGCACAAATGCCAATAATGGGAGGCGTTGTAGGCTGTGCCTCGGATTAGGCCACGACAGAAGAAATTGTACTGCCATGAATGACGATGTTGTTGATGAG GATGGTGGATCCGGCTGTAGGCCAGTTTATAATTTCGGAAAGAGGTCACGATGA
- the LOC107610582 gene encoding uncharacterized protein LOC107610582, which yields MTMFTSADWKTTKVASTPEGIRVQNMPLDSRLWKNIVICLKAAIPLITVLRYEPIWEIIDGRWESQLHRPLHAAAYYLNPHYHYELNFMVDDADIKIGLYSCLKKLVPNQEERKKVGLQLPDFHYARGLFGNKTAKSSRKTMLPAEWWDFYGDSFPELKKFAIRVLSLTCSSSGCERNWSAFEMVHTKRRNRLHQKKMNDLVYVMYNLKLKGKQIRKSPELEFDAVHSDDEWITENVNENIVESVEHSHLSMNDNTNDDPNSNEFIIPEDLIEEQNREIQRGERARLTVVVAVATAVHRLSRSGCNAQASEDVPLRSGV from the exons ATGACTATGTTTACTTCTGCTGATTGGAAGACAACTAAGGTTGCATCAACTCCTGAAGGAATAAGAGTCCAAAATATGCCCTTGGATAGTAGGCTATGGAAGAATATTGTCATATGCCTCAAGGCTGCTATTCCTCTCATTACAGTCCTTCG TTATGAACCTATATGGGAAATTATTGACGGAAGGTGGGAAAGCCAACTGCATAGACCATTGCATGCAGCTGCGTATTATCTTAATCCTCATTATCACTATGAACTAAATTTCATGGTTGATGATGCTGACATTAAGATTGGTCTATATAGTTGTTTGAAAAAACTGGTTCCTAACCAGGAAGAAAGGAAAAAAGTTGGTCTACAGCTTCCTGACTTTCATTATGCTAGAGGCCTCTTTGGTAATAAAACTGCAAAGAGTAGTAGGAAGACCATGCTACCTGCTGAGTGGTGGGACTTCTATGGAGATAGTTTTCCAGAATTAAAGAAGTTTGCTATCCGAGTTCTAAGCTTAACTTGTAGTTCATCTGGTTGTGAGCGTAATTGGAGTGCATTTGAAATG GTTCATACAAAAAGAAGAAATCGGTtgcatcaaaagaaaatgaatgatTTAGTGTATGTGATGTATAATTTGAAGTTAAAGGGCAAGCAAATTAGAAAAAGTCCAGAACTTGAATTTGATGCAGTGCATTCTGATGATGAGTGGATAACTGAGAATGTTAATGAAAATATTGTTGAAAGTGTTGAGCATTCTCACTTGTCAATGAATGACAATACTAACGATGATCCAAATAGTAATGAATTTATTATTCCAG AAGATCTGATAGAAGAGCAAAACAGAGAGATTCAGAGAGGAGAGAGAGCTCGCCTCACTGTCGTCGTTGCCGTCGCCACCGCAGTTCATCGCCTCTCCAGATCTGGTTGCAACGCCCAAGCCTCTGAGGATGTTCCATTACGAAGTGGGGTGTAA